One genomic region from Lacerta agilis isolate rLacAgi1 chromosome 13, rLacAgi1.pri, whole genome shotgun sequence encodes:
- the MINAR1 gene encoding major intrinsically disordered Notch2-binding receptor 1 yields METSQESSLFLVNILEELDTKQNSVSYQDLCKSLCARFDLSQLAKLRSVLFYTACLDPNFPATLFKDKMRCSVNNQQSKKIMVAADIVTIFNLIQMNGGVAKEKLPVSREKMGKKESLESCRSDTEVCNMVDCVLNCELRDGEFNRGYSNRRSSKCRKGDCKDCPQFVPASEPNFLLGVNKELKGRAASLDRLQALASYTIGSSPPCEMQSTYFPMNLETESMSDQDSLPISGSIKEAFISNDEPFVMQSCVQKRNIFKEDFHNLITISPSLMSPTSKAEDELVEPPGRKETSKQAFFNHSFEMPYSSQYLNPIYSPVPDKRRVKHESLDDLQASTYFGPTTVFGPQETKRWLGKPSKQTPWPVKSWSLNTEEVPDFERSFFNRKQSEENPRYQGSNSQPSNFPATERRQPYLNPKEQQSMMQSGYAMKPNGHKPKDIPSILEVEKHEPMKKFKDKSINCTSIQLLSIDKTNSVGTQTDQQGLEHKKCKEMVHPNQSKYGERHSLKQSDDDSEIVSDDISDIFRFLDDMSICGSTGVMQSSCYNSTGSLSQIHKSDCESSPEHHLAKISNGNASNKLDKVSRLEISGTDDELKTSVCKLVLRIGEIEKKLESLSSVRDEISQVLGKLNKLDQKIQQPEKVSVQLDLNSLTSEVQSEESTSPRIFSCHNSSHGGKLENNPDWCCSDASGSNSESLRVKALKKSLFTRRSSRSLTEENSATESKIASISNSPRDWRAITYTNQAGITEEDMKDRGGGENKDWHRKSKEADRQYEAPHAPRHSKQPKDGFLIEQVFSPHPYPASLKSHMKTNPLYTDMRLMELAEVKRAQPSWTIEEYTRNSGEKGKLAALDLQTQESLNPNNLEYWMEDIYTPGYDSLLKRKEAEFRRAKVCKIAALIAAAACTVILVIVVPICTMKS; encoded by the exons ATGGAAACCAGCCAGGAATCTTCTCTGTTCCTTGTGAACATTTTGGAGGAGCTGGATACCAAACAAAACTCTGTCTCCTACCAGGATCTCTGCAAATCGCTATGTGCTAGGTTTGATCTGTCCCAGTTGGCCAAGTTGCGTAGTGTGCTTTTCTACACTGCCTGCCTAGACCCTAATTTCCCCGCCACCTTGTTCAAGGACAAAATGAGGTGCAGCGTGAACAACCAGCAGTCGAAGAAGATCATGGTTGCGGCAGACATCGTAACGATATTCAACCTCATACAGATGAACGGCGGGGTGGCCAAGGAGAAGCTCCCTGTTTCGCGGGAAAAGATGGGGAAGAAAGAGTCTCTGGAGTCCTGTCGATCAGACACAGAAGTGTGCAATATGGTGGACTGTGTGCTCAACTGCGAGCTGAGAGATGGAGAATTTAACAGGGGGTATTCGAACAGGAGGTCGTCCAAATGCAGGAAAGGGGATTGCAAGGACTGCCCACAGTTTGTACCTGCTTCCGAGCCCAACTTTCTTCTTGGGGTCAATAAGGAACTGAAAGGCCGAGCGGCTTCCCTCGACCGACTGCAGGCCTTGGCGTCCTACACTATTGGCAGCTCTCCCCCCTGCGAAATGCAAAGCACGTATTTCCCCATGAACCTCGAAACTGAGTCTATGTCTGACCAGGACTCCTTGCCCATCAGCGGAAGCATCAAGGAGGCGTTCATTTCGAACGATGAGCCGTTTGTGATGCAGTCGTGCGTGCAGAAGCGGAATATCTTCAAGGAGGATTTCCACAACCTCATAACCATTTCGCCCAGCTTAATGTCGCCCACTAGCAAAGCAGAGGACGAGCTCGTCGAACCTCCGGGCAGGAAAGAGACCTCCAAGCAGGCATTTTTCAACCACAGCTTTGAGATGCCCTACAGCAGTCAGTACTTGAACCCGATTTATTCGCCTGTGCCTGATAAAAGGAGGGTCAAGCATGAAAGCTTAGACGATCTCCAGGCTTCTACTTACTTCGGCCCGACAACCGTTTTCGGACCGCAAGAAACCAAACGGTGGCTGGGGAAGCCGAGCAAACAAACTCCGTGGCCGGTCAAAAGCTGGAGTTTGAACACCGAAGAAGTACCTGATTTTGAAAGGTCCTTTTTCAACAGGAAACAGTCTGAAGAGAATCCACGGTACCAGGGTTCAAACAGCCAGCCTTCCAATTTCCCAGCCACCGAGAGGCGCCAGCCTTATCTCAACCCCAAGGAACAGCAGTCAATGATGCAGTCTGGCTACGCCATGAAACCGAACGGGCATAAACCCAAAGACATCCCCTCCATCTTGGAAGTGGAGAAGCACGAGCCCATGAAGAAGTTTAAAGACAAGAGTATTAACTGCACCTCCATCCAGCTTCTGAGCATTGACAAAACGAACAGTGTTGGGACGCAGACAGACCAACAGGGGCTGGAACACAAGAAGTGCAAAGAGATGGTCCACCCCAACCAGAGTAAGTACGGAGAGCGACATTCTCTTAAGCAGTCTGATGACGACTCTGAAATTGTCAGCGACGACATCAGCGATATCTTCAGGTTTCTGGATGACATGAGCATCTGTGGGTCTACCGGGGTGATGCAGTCGTCGTGTTACAACAGTACCGGCTCTCTTTCTCAGATACACAAATCGGACTGCGAAAGCTCCCCTGAACACCACTTAGCTAAAATCTCCAATGGAAATGCCAGCAACAAGCTGGACAAAGTGTCGCGGCTGGAGATCAGCGGCACAGACGACGAGCTGAAAACCAGCGTCTGCAAACTCGTTCTAAGGATTGGGGAAATCGAAAAGAAGCTGGAGTCTCTCTCCAGTGTCAGGGATGAAATTTCCCAAGTCCTGGGGAAGCTGAACAAGTTGGATCAAAAGATTCAGCAGCCGGAGAAAGTGAGTGTCCAACTGGATCTCAATTCCTTGACCAGTGAGGTTCAGTCTGAAGAAAGTACCTCGCCCAGGATCTTTTCATGCCATAATTCTTCACACGGAGGCAAACTGGAGAATAATCCGGACTGGTGTTGTTCGGATGCCAGTGGCAGCAATAGCGAAAGCCTACGGGtcaaagccttaaaaaaaagcttGTTCACCAGGAGGTCTTCGAGGTCACTGACAGAGGAAAACAGTGCCACAGAATCCAAGATAGCAAGCATATCTAACTCCCCTAGAGACTGGCGAGCTATCACATATACAAACCAAGCTGGCATTACGGAGGAAGATATGAAAGACAGGGGTGGAGGCGAGAACAAAGACTGGCACAGGAAATCCAAAGAG GCAGATAGGCAATATGAAGCCCCACACGCCCCGAGGCACTCCAAGCAACCCAAAGATGGCTTCTTGATTGAGCAAGTCTTCAGCCCCCACCCTTACCCGGCGTCGCTCAAGTCGCACATGAAGACCAACCCCCTCTACACGGACATGCGGCTGATGGAACTGGCGGAAGTGAAGCGGGCTCAGCCGTCGTGGACCATTGAGGAATACACGAGGAACTCGGGCGAGAAAGGGAAGTTGGCCGCTCTGGATCTACAA ACTCAAGAATCTTTAAACCCCAACAATTTAGAGTACTGGATGGAGGACATCTACACCCCAGGCTATGACTCGTTACTAAAGCGCAAAGAAGCCGAATTCAGAAGAGCAAAAGTTTGCAAAATAGCTGCCCTGATTGCAGCCGCTGCCTGTACAGTTATCCTTGTCATTGTCGTTCCCATATGTACTATGAAATCGTGA